A genomic segment from Streptomyces antibioticus encodes:
- a CDS encoding aldo/keto reductase: MTMHTRSLGTTGPQVSALGLGCMGMTALYGDADPSESIATVHAALEAGVTLLDTGDFYGMGSNELLIGEALRTAPPARREQALVSVKFGALRDPAGNWTGYDGRPAAVKNFAAYSLQRLGVDHIDVYRLARLDPAVPIEETVGAVAELVEQGYVRHIGLSEVGADTIRRAAATAPITDLQIEYSLISRGIERAVLPTTRELGIAITAYGVLSRGLISGHFSADRQLPATDFRAHAPRFQGENLRHNLGLVEELRKIAEHKGVSVAQIAIAWVLAQGRDIVPLVGARTRERLAESLGALDVTLDAADLAAIERAVPPTAAAGDRYPAAQMAHLEP, translated from the coding sequence ATGACGATGCACACCCGTTCCCTCGGCACCACCGGCCCCCAGGTCTCCGCCCTCGGTCTCGGCTGCATGGGCATGACCGCGCTCTACGGCGACGCGGACCCCTCCGAGTCCATCGCCACCGTCCACGCCGCGCTCGAAGCCGGCGTGACCCTGCTCGACACCGGCGACTTCTACGGCATGGGCAGCAACGAGCTGCTGATCGGCGAAGCCCTGCGCACCGCGCCCCCGGCCCGCCGCGAACAGGCCCTGGTCAGTGTGAAGTTCGGCGCCCTGCGTGACCCCGCCGGCAACTGGACCGGCTACGACGGCCGCCCCGCCGCCGTCAAGAACTTCGCCGCCTACTCCCTCCAGCGCCTCGGCGTCGACCACATCGACGTCTACCGCCTCGCCCGGCTCGACCCGGCCGTCCCGATCGAGGAGACCGTCGGCGCCGTCGCCGAACTGGTCGAGCAGGGGTACGTCCGCCACATCGGCCTCAGCGAGGTCGGCGCCGACACCATCCGCCGCGCCGCCGCCACGGCCCCGATCACCGACCTCCAGATCGAGTACTCGCTGATCTCCCGCGGCATCGAGCGGGCCGTCCTGCCCACCACCCGTGAACTGGGCATCGCGATCACCGCGTACGGCGTCCTCTCCCGCGGTCTGATCTCCGGCCACTTCTCCGCCGACCGGCAGCTCCCCGCGACCGACTTCCGGGCTCACGCACCCCGCTTCCAGGGCGAGAACCTCCGGCACAACCTGGGCCTCGTCGAGGAGCTGCGGAAGATCGCCGAGCACAAGGGCGTCTCCGTCGCGCAGATCGCCATCGCCTGGGTGCTCGCCCAGGGCCGGGACATCGTGCCGCTGGTCGGCGCCCGCACCCGGGAGCGGCTCGCGGAGTCCCTCGGCGCGCTGGACGTCACCCTGGACGCGGCCGACCTCGCCGCGATCGAGCGGGCCGTGCCCCCCACCGCGGCCGCCGGCGACCGCTACCCGGCCGCCCAGATGGCCCACCTCGAACCCTGA
- a CDS encoding zinc ABC transporter substrate-binding protein translates to MNVRRQHISGIAVAAVTALGLGTLSACSGANAAGNTEKFDVVASFYPMAFLAEQIGGAHVNVTSLTEPGQEPHDLEISAKQTAQLQESDAVLYLKNLQPSVDDAVAQSEIKTKIDAATLTTLEKHGDEVGGHAAEHDDDHADEAEGHDDHEHEEAGGLDPHIWLDPVRYAEVAEGVGKAFQKADPDHAADYAKNTAALVKKLDDLNTEFETGLKNTKTKVFLTTHAAFGYLAERYGLTEEAINGLDPESEPSAARVKELEKMAKADGVTTVFYETLVSDKTAKTLAADAGLTTDVLDPIEGITDASRGKDYFSVQQANLKALQTALGTK, encoded by the coding sequence ATGAACGTACGACGACAGCACATATCCGGGATCGCCGTGGCGGCGGTCACCGCCCTCGGCCTGGGCACCCTCAGCGCCTGCTCGGGCGCGAACGCGGCCGGCAACACCGAGAAGTTCGACGTCGTCGCGTCGTTCTACCCGATGGCCTTCCTCGCCGAGCAGATCGGCGGCGCCCATGTGAACGTCACCAGCCTGACCGAGCCCGGCCAGGAGCCGCACGACCTGGAGATCAGCGCGAAGCAGACCGCTCAGCTCCAGGAGTCCGACGCGGTGCTCTACCTCAAGAACCTCCAGCCCTCCGTGGACGACGCGGTGGCCCAGTCCGAGATCAAGACCAAGATCGACGCCGCCACCCTCACCACCCTGGAGAAGCACGGCGACGAGGTCGGCGGCCACGCGGCCGAGCACGACGACGACCACGCGGACGAGGCCGAGGGCCACGACGACCACGAGCACGAGGAGGCGGGCGGCCTCGACCCCCACATCTGGCTGGACCCGGTGCGCTACGCCGAGGTCGCCGAGGGCGTCGGCAAGGCGTTCCAGAAGGCCGACCCGGACCACGCGGCCGACTACGCGAAGAACACCGCGGCCCTGGTGAAGAAGCTCGACGACCTCAACACCGAGTTCGAGACCGGGCTGAAGAACACCAAGACGAAGGTCTTCCTCACCACCCACGCCGCCTTCGGCTACCTCGCCGAACGCTACGGCCTGACCGAGGAGGCCATCAACGGCCTCGACCCCGAGTCGGAGCCCAGCGCCGCGCGCGTCAAGGAACTTGAGAAGATGGCGAAGGCCGACGGCGTCACGACCGTGTTCTACGAGACGCTCGTCAGCGACAAGACCGCGAAGACCCTCGCCGCCGACGCCGGACTCACCACGGACGTCCTCGACCCGATCGAGGGCATCACCGACGCCTCCCGCGGCAAGGACTACTTCTCGGTCCAGCAGGCGAACCTCAAGGCACTCCAGACGGCCCTGGGAACCAAATGA
- a CDS encoding metal ABC transporter permease: protein MDILDYAFMQRALLAAVLVGITAPAVGIYLVQRRQALMGDGIGHVAMTGVGLGFLLSASPVWMATAVSVLGAVTMELIRWYGRTRGDIALAMLFYGGMAGGVMFINLAPGGSNANLTSYLFGSLSTVSESDVTAICLLAAFVVLVTVGLRRQLFAVSQDEEFARVTGLPVRALNLLTAITAAVTVTVAMRVVGLLLVSALMVVPVAAAQQLSRSFAATFALAVAIGVTVTIGGTVTSYYQDVPPGATIVLLTIAAFIALSVLAAPLARRRARALAAAQPAGDPAECAIPATRGTSDEVGV from the coding sequence ATGGACATCCTCGACTACGCCTTCATGCAGCGGGCGCTGCTCGCCGCCGTCCTGGTCGGCATCACCGCCCCCGCCGTCGGCATCTACCTCGTCCAGCGCCGCCAGGCCCTGATGGGCGACGGCATCGGCCATGTCGCCATGACCGGCGTCGGCCTCGGCTTCCTGCTCTCCGCGTCCCCGGTCTGGATGGCCACCGCCGTCTCCGTCCTCGGCGCGGTCACCATGGAACTCATCCGCTGGTACGGCAGAACCCGCGGCGACATCGCCCTCGCCATGCTCTTCTACGGCGGCATGGCCGGCGGCGTCATGTTCATCAACCTCGCCCCCGGCGGCTCCAACGCCAACCTCACCTCGTACCTCTTCGGCTCCCTCTCGACGGTGTCCGAGTCCGACGTGACGGCGATCTGCCTGCTCGCGGCCTTCGTGGTCCTGGTCACCGTCGGCCTGCGCCGCCAGCTCTTCGCCGTCAGCCAGGACGAGGAGTTCGCCCGGGTCACCGGCCTGCCGGTGCGCGCCCTCAACCTGCTGACCGCGATCACCGCCGCGGTGACCGTCACCGTCGCCATGCGCGTCGTCGGCCTGCTGCTGGTGTCCGCCCTGATGGTCGTCCCCGTCGCCGCCGCCCAGCAGCTCAGCCGCAGCTTCGCCGCGACCTTCGCCCTCGCCGTGGCGATCGGCGTCACGGTGACCATCGGCGGCACCGTGACCTCCTACTATCAGGACGTGCCGCCCGGCGCGACGATCGTCCTCCTCACCATCGCCGCCTTCATCGCGCTGAGCGTGCTGGCCGCCCCGCTCGCCCGGCGCCGCGCCCGCGCACTGGCCGCGGCCCAGCCCGCCGGGGACCCCGCGGAGTGCGCGATTCCCGCCACCCGCGGGACCTCCGACGAGGTCGGCGTCTGA
- a CDS encoding glycine--tRNA ligase: MAADKIDTIVSLSKRRGFVFPCSEIYGGQKAAWDYGPLGVELKENLKRQWWRYMVTSREDVVGLDSSVILAPEVWVASGHVATFSDPLTECTSCHKRFRADHLEEAYEAKHHRAPENGLADINCPNCGNKGQFTEPKQFSGLLSTHLGPTQDTGSIAYLRPETAQGIFTNFANVQVAARKKPPFGIAQMGKSFRNEITPGNFIFRTREFEQMEMEFFVKPGEDEKWQEYWMEQRWNWYTGLGMREENMRWYEHPQEKLSHYSKRTADIEYRFQFGGNEWGELEGVANRTDYDLGAHSKASGQDLVFYDQDAQERWTPYVIEPAAGVGRAMLAFLLDAYVEDEAPNAKGKMEKRTVLRLDHRLAPVKVAVLPLSRNADLSPKAKGLAAALRQHWNIEFDDAGAIGRRYRRQDEIGTPYCVTVDFDTLDDNAVTVRERDSMKQERVSLDQIEGYLAARLVGA, translated from the coding sequence GTGGCCGCCGACAAGATCGACACCATCGTCAGCCTGAGCAAGCGCCGTGGCTTCGTATTCCCCTGTAGTGAGATCTACGGCGGCCAGAAGGCCGCCTGGGACTACGGACCGCTGGGTGTCGAGCTCAAGGAGAACCTGAAGCGCCAGTGGTGGCGCTACATGGTGACGTCGCGCGAGGACGTGGTCGGTCTCGACTCGTCCGTCATCCTGGCCCCCGAGGTCTGGGTCGCCTCCGGCCATGTCGCCACCTTCTCGGACCCGCTGACCGAGTGCACCTCCTGCCACAAGCGGTTCCGCGCGGACCACCTGGAGGAGGCGTACGAGGCCAAGCACCACCGCGCCCCGGAGAACGGCCTCGCGGACATCAACTGCCCCAACTGCGGCAACAAGGGCCAGTTCACCGAGCCCAAGCAGTTCTCGGGTCTGCTCTCCACCCACCTCGGCCCGACCCAGGACACCGGCTCCATCGCCTACCTGCGCCCCGAGACCGCCCAGGGCATCTTCACCAACTTCGCCAACGTGCAGGTCGCCGCGCGCAAGAAGCCGCCGTTCGGCATCGCCCAGATGGGCAAGTCCTTCCGCAACGAGATCACGCCCGGCAACTTCATCTTCCGCACCCGCGAGTTCGAGCAGATGGAGATGGAGTTCTTCGTCAAGCCGGGCGAGGACGAGAAGTGGCAGGAGTACTGGATGGAGCAGCGCTGGAACTGGTACACCGGTCTCGGCATGCGCGAGGAGAACATGCGGTGGTACGAGCACCCGCAGGAGAAGCTCTCCCACTACTCCAAGCGCACCGCCGACATCGAGTACCGCTTCCAGTTCGGCGGCAACGAGTGGGGTGAGCTGGAGGGCGTCGCGAACCGCACCGACTACGACCTCGGCGCGCACTCCAAGGCCTCCGGCCAGGACCTCGTCTTCTACGACCAGGACGCCCAGGAGCGCTGGACCCCCTACGTCATCGAGCCCGCCGCCGGTGTCGGCCGCGCCATGCTCGCCTTCCTCCTCGACGCCTACGTCGAGGACGAGGCCCCCAACGCCAAGGGCAAGATGGAGAAGCGCACGGTGCTGCGCCTCGACCACCGCCTCGCCCCGGTGAAGGTCGCGGTCCTGCCGCTGTCGCGCAACGCGGACCTGTCCCCGAAGGCCAAGGGTCTCGCCGCGGCGCTGCGCCAGCACTGGAACATCGAGTTCGACGACGCCGGCGCCATCGGCCGCCGCTACCGCCGTCAGGACGAGATCGGTACGCCGTACTGCGTCACCGTCGACTTCGACACGCTCGACGACAACGCGGTGACCGTGCGCGAGCGCGACTCGATGAAGCAGGAGCGCGTGTCCCTCGACCAGATCGAGGGCTACCTGGCCGCCCGCCTGGTCGGCGCCTAG
- a CDS encoding Fur family transcriptional regulator: MTTAGPPVKGRATRQRAAVAAALDEVDEFRSAQDLHDMLKHKGDSVGLTTVYRTLQSLADAGEVDVLRTSDGESVYRRCSTGDHHHHLVCRACGKAVEVEGPAVETWAEAIAAEHGYVNVAHTVEIFGTCADCATGAS, translated from the coding sequence GTGACGACCGCTGGACCGCCCGTGAAGGGCCGCGCCACCCGGCAGCGCGCCGCCGTGGCGGCGGCCCTGGACGAGGTCGACGAGTTCCGCAGCGCGCAGGACCTGCACGACATGCTCAAGCACAAGGGCGACTCGGTCGGGCTCACCACGGTCTACCGCACCCTCCAGTCCCTCGCCGACGCCGGCGAGGTCGACGTCCTGCGCACCTCCGACGGCGAGTCCGTCTACCGCCGCTGCTCCACCGGCGACCACCACCATCACCTCGTCTGCCGTGCCTGCGGCAAGGCGGTCGAGGTCGAGGGGCCCGCGGTCGAAACGTGGGCGGAGGCGATCGCGGCGGAGCACGGGTATGTGAATGTGGCGCATACGGTGGAGATCTTCGGGACGTGTGCGGATTGTGCGACGGGGGCGTCTTAG
- a CDS encoding TetR family transcriptional regulator: MAPTSETLTAERILEATEEVLRRHGPAKATVVDVARALGVSHGSVYRHFRTKAALREAVTKRWLDRTSEALAGIAADSGRAPEARLRDWLAALFEAKRRKAGDDPELFATYMVLTGESGTAVGEHIADLTGQLTAIVAAGVADGSFAAPDPAAAARAVFQATGRFHDPGYFREWELPGADDDFTAVTDLLLQGLRRI; encoded by the coding sequence ATGGCACCGACCAGCGAGACCCTGACCGCCGAGCGCATCCTCGAAGCCACCGAGGAGGTACTGCGCCGGCACGGCCCCGCCAAGGCCACCGTGGTGGACGTGGCCCGCGCGCTCGGCGTCAGCCACGGCAGCGTGTACCGCCACTTCCGGACGAAGGCGGCGCTGCGGGAGGCGGTGACCAAGCGCTGGCTGGACCGTACGTCCGAGGCGCTCGCCGGGATCGCCGCCGACTCCGGCCGCGCCCCCGAGGCCCGGCTGCGGGACTGGCTCGCCGCGCTGTTCGAGGCCAAGCGGCGCAAGGCGGGCGACGACCCCGAACTGTTCGCCACCTACATGGTGCTGACCGGCGAGAGCGGCACGGCGGTCGGCGAGCACATCGCCGATCTGACCGGCCAGCTCACGGCGATCGTCGCGGCCGGCGTGGCCGACGGCTCCTTCGCCGCCCCCGACCCGGCCGCCGCCGCCCGCGCCGTCTTCCAGGCCACCGGCCGCTTCCACGACCCCGGCTACTTCCGGGAGTGGGAACTGCCGGGCGCGGACGACGACTTCACGGCGGTGACGGACCTGCTGCTCCAGGGGCTGCGCAGGATCTAG
- a CDS encoding metal ABC transporter ATP-binding protein: MDAKAEAVIALRGVRADLGSRPVLRGIDLTVHRGEVVALLGANGSGKSTAVRSVIGQVAIGAGEIELFGTDRRRFRDWARVGYVPQRTTAAGGVPATVTEVVASGRLSRTRFGVFRKADREAVAHALELVGMADRAKDNVDALSGGQHQRVLIARALAAEPELLIMDEPMAGVDLASQEVLAHTLREQVAAGTTVLLVLHELGPLEPLIDRAVVLRDGCVLHDGPPTPAVGQHALPGHDHVHPHAPAGAEPIRTGLLS, translated from the coding sequence ATGGACGCGAAAGCCGAGGCCGTCATAGCCCTGCGCGGAGTCCGCGCCGACCTGGGCTCGCGCCCCGTCCTGCGGGGCATCGACCTCACCGTGCACCGCGGTGAGGTCGTCGCCCTGCTCGGCGCGAACGGCTCGGGCAAGTCGACGGCCGTCCGCAGCGTCATCGGCCAGGTGGCGATCGGCGCGGGCGAGATCGAACTCTTCGGCACCGACCGCCGCCGGTTCCGGGACTGGGCGCGGGTCGGCTACGTCCCCCAGCGCACCACCGCCGCCGGCGGAGTCCCGGCGACGGTCACCGAGGTCGTCGCCTCCGGCCGCCTCTCCCGCACCCGCTTCGGTGTCTTCCGCAAGGCCGACCGGGAGGCCGTCGCCCACGCCCTGGAACTGGTCGGGATGGCCGACCGCGCCAAGGACAACGTCGACGCCCTCTCCGGCGGCCAGCACCAGCGGGTGCTGATCGCCCGCGCCCTCGCCGCCGAACCCGAGCTGCTGATCATGGACGAGCCGATGGCCGGCGTCGACCTGGCCAGCCAGGAGGTCCTGGCGCACACCCTGCGCGAGCAGGTCGCCGCCGGTACGACGGTCCTCCTCGTCCTGCACGAACTGGGCCCCCTGGAGCCCCTCATCGACCGGGCGGTCGTCCTGCGCGACGGCTGTGTGCTGCACGACGGCCCGCCCACCCCGGCCGTCGGCCAGCACGCCCTGCCCGGCCACGACCACGTACACCCGCACGCACCCGCGGGCGCCGAACCGATCCGCACGGGACTGCTGAGCTGA
- a CDS encoding Crp/Fnr family transcriptional regulator, which translates to MRPIRRTDAPAWAAGSLLDTLDAVDRDALLRLGTRRRYADQDVLMTAGAVGDAVYMLLDGLVLIVGETEDGEGSALAIRAAGEVVGELAVLDGSPRSATVRAAGPVVALRIAPASFIAFLHSHPAAQLQVLRSVARKLRSATQRRIETSGCDARRRLARVLYELAAEYGRRRPDGSLLLELSLSQRALGSLAGVSVSTTERALAALRAEGLLATGYRQLVVLDPGRLTDLCGY; encoded by the coding sequence ATGAGGCCGATCAGGCGGACGGACGCGCCTGCCTGGGCCGCCGGGAGTCTGCTGGACACCCTGGACGCGGTGGACCGGGACGCGCTGCTGCGGCTTGGCACCCGGCGCCGGTACGCCGACCAGGACGTGCTGATGACGGCCGGGGCGGTCGGCGACGCGGTGTACATGCTGCTCGACGGGCTGGTGCTGATCGTCGGGGAGACGGAGGACGGCGAGGGCTCGGCGCTGGCGATCCGCGCGGCGGGCGAGGTGGTCGGGGAACTGGCGGTGCTGGACGGCAGTCCGCGCTCGGCGACCGTGCGGGCCGCGGGCCCGGTGGTCGCGCTGCGGATCGCCCCGGCGTCGTTCATCGCGTTCCTGCACTCGCATCCGGCGGCCCAGTTGCAGGTGCTGCGCAGTGTGGCGCGCAAGCTGCGGTCGGCGACCCAGCGGCGGATAGAGACCAGCGGCTGCGACGCGCGCCGCCGGCTCGCCCGGGTGCTGTACGAACTCGCGGCGGAGTACGGCAGACGGCGGCCCGACGGTTCGCTGCTCCTCGAACTGTCGCTGAGCCAGCGCGCGCTCGGCAGTCTGGCCGGAGTGTCGGTGTCGACGACGGAACGGGCACTGGCCGCCCTGCGCGCGGAGGGCCTACTCGCCACGGGCTACCGGCAGTTGGTGGTGCTGGACCCGGGCCGGCTGACGGATCTGTGCGGATACTGA